ACGCACCGTTTCTGATGGAGCACGTGGAGACACTCATGGCCATTTCGGCCGGTGCCGTGTTCATGGGCGCCAACACCTATATCGGCAACGCCCCCAACTTCATGGTCCGGTCCATCGCGGAATCCGGCGGGATCAAGATGCCGAGTTTCTTCGGATACATGGCTTGGTCCGTGGGTATTCTCATTCCGTGTTTCATACTGACGACCCTGCTCTTTTTCTAATCCGTGAGCCAGTGGCGGCACGGCCGCCAGGGAGAAATACTGATGATTAAAATTGAACGCGTTTTGGTGCCTGTGGACGGTTCCGCGTCGTCCAAGAACGCGGCCTTGTATGCCGCGCACTTGGTCAATTCCAGGAGCCCCAAGATTTATCTGCTGCATGTTTGGGAGCCCATCACCATGACCATCGGCGGAGACGAGGCCGAGGAATTGCGCCACGAGGCCCAGACCCAGGCCATGGCCCTGCTTGAGGAATACAAAAAAATGTTGGAGCCGTGCGGTCTGCAGGTGGAGCTTCTGGCCCGTCCCGGCCGGGCGGACTATGAGATATTGAACGTGCAGGAAGAACTGGACTGCGACCTCATTGTGATCGGCTCGCGCGGCATGTCCGAGCTGGAAAGCGTGGTCATGGGCAGCGTGGTGTCCGGAGTTTTGGAGGAGGCGACCTGCCCGGTGCTGGTCACGCGCAATCTGCGCACGAAGTATTTACAGGATGCCTGCGGCGTGTAGGCCTCTGGTTTCGGTCTTTCGCGTCACAAACGCCGGTTTCTGTCGAGGCCGGCGTTTTTTTATCTGGAAGTCAGTCCGTATTTTTTGAGCCGGTATTGCAGGGTGCGGCGGCTGATGCCCAGGGCCTGGGCCGTGCGGGCGCGGTGCCCGTCGTGTTTGCGCAATGTTTCGACCAGCGCTTGCCGTTCGGCCGTTTCCAGCGGATTACCTCTCGTGGCCGCCAGACCATGGCCGTGAATGGGGCGGTCGCGCAGATGATCGGGGAGGTCGTGTTCGTCCAACGCGTCGCCGCGTGACAGGATCAGGGAGCGCTCCAGGATATTTTCCAGTTCCCGGACATTGCCGCGCCATTCGTGGCGACACAGAAGATCGAGGAAACCACGGGTCATGCCGCGCACCGGCTTGTTGTTCTTGCGGCCGAGCTTGTCCAGGAGATGGCTGGCCAGAAGGGGGATGTCCTCGATCCGTTCGCGCAGGGGGGGGATGCGGATTTCCAGCACGTTCAGGCGGTAATAGAGGTCTTCGCGGAACGTGCCGTCGGCGATCATGGTCGGTAAATCGCGGTTGGTGGCGGCGATGAAACGCACATCCACGGCCACGGGGGTAATGCCGCCAAGAGGCTCCACGACGCGCTCCTGCAGGGCGCGCAGGATCTTGGCCTGCAAGGCCAGGGGCAGCTCTCCGATTTCATCCAAGAACAGGGTGCCGCCGCTGGCCAACTGGAATCGCCCTGGTTTGTCATTGGCCGCGCCGGTGAAGGCGCCCTTGACGTAGCCGAAAAGTTCGCTCTCCAGCAGATTTTCGGGCAGGGCCGCGCAGTTGACCTTGATCAGCGGGCCGTTTTTGCGCTGGCTGTGGTCGTGCAGGCCTTGGGCCACCAGCTCCTTGCCCGTGCCGGATTCTCCCAGGATGAGCACGTTGGCCTCGCTCGGGCCGACCTGTTCGATGAGCTCGTTGACGGTGCGCATGGCCGGACTGTCCCCGATGATGGGTGCCTGCCGCAATGATCCGAGCTGTTTTTTGAGTTCCCGGTTTTCCGTGGTCAGGCGGACATGCTCGGCCGCTTTTTGGACAACGGCCAGAAGCTCGTCGTTGTCGGCGGGCTTGGTCAGGTAGTCGAAGGCGCCGCTTTTCATGGCTTCGACGGCGCCGCCGACATTGCCGAAGGCGGTCAGCATGATCACCGGTGGAAAACCGCCCTGCTCGCGCAGGCGGTGCAGCACTTCCAGACCGGTCATGCCCGGCATGCGCATGTCCAGAAGGACAACATCGACGCGCTTGGTGCGCAGAATGTTCAAGCCTGTCGGGCCGTTGTCCGCCTCCAGAACCTTGAAGCCGGCGTCGCCGAGCACGACCCGGACCATGAGCCGGTGGGCTGGTTCGTCGTCGATGACGAGGACGGTTGTCGTGTTCATGCCTGTTCTCGCTCGTTGGTGGGGGACGGGGTCGCCGGGAAGAAAAGGGAAATGGTGGTGCCCTGTCCGGGGGTTGATTTCATGTCGATGTCGCCGCCGTGCTCGCGCACGATGGCATGCACGATGGCCAGACCCAGGCCGGTGCCGTGGTCGCGGGTGGTGAAGAACGGCTCCAGGGCGTGGCTGCGTTCCTCTTCGGTCATCCCTTTGCCATTGTCCATGACCCGCATCCAGACTCCGTTATCGGTGGCTTCGGCGCGTAGGTGGATCAGACCGCCGGTTTCGGGCATGGCGGCGACGCTGTTCATGATCAGGTTGATCAGGGCCTGTTTCAGGGCGTCGCGATCGGCCTGGATGGCGTCCGTTTGGGCCTGGCTGTCCAGGCGGCAATTCGTGCCGCGCAGGTCCATGGCCAGCAAGGTGTCCAGCTCCTGGAACAGGGTTGGCAGGTTCACGGCCTGGAACCGGAGCTGCCGGGGGCGGGCCAAAAAGAGCAGATCGGTGATGACCCGGTTCAGGCGGTCCGCCTCCTGGACCATGGTCCGGGCATAGAGCTCCTCCGGGTCCCGGCCAGCCAGTTTTTTGGAGAAAAATTGCGCGAAGCCGCGCAGGGCCGAGAGCGGATTGCGGATTTCATGGGCCACGCCAGCGGCCATGCGGCCGATCGCGGCCAGTTTTTCATTGCGGTGCAGCTCCTGCTCCAGGCCGGCCAATTCGGTTCTGTCCCGAACCAGGATGAGGCGTTGGCTGGTTTCGTCCTTGAGAGGGAGTTGCAGGACTTCCAGGTGCTTGCCCCCGGTTTTGAGGGTCGTCCATTCCTGATCCGGGAGCTGGTCCAGGGTCAGGCCCAGGCTGGAGAAAAGCGCCGCGAAGGGCTTCCCGGCCAGGGCGCCGCCTCCGAACACGGCCCGCGCCGCCGGGTTGGCCGCCAGGATCGTGCCGTCGCGGGCCAGGGTCAACAGGCCGTCGGGCATGTTGTCCAGAAGACGGGCGTTGAAGGACTCCAGGCGGCGCAGGCGCTGGGTCTGGTCGGAGTGTTGCAGGAAGCCCATGAGCAGAATCCAGAACACGATGGTCACGGCCAGGATGTAGCCGGTCTGGAGGATGGCCGTGCGCTGGTATTTGCCAAAGGCGGCCAGATGCTGGCCCATGTCCACGCCGATCAGAAGCAGGGGGGGCTGGTTTTCCGGCGGACAGGGCAGGGTCGGGTCCGGGCACAGGGTGGCCATGGCCAGATGGCTCAGCCGCCCCAGGACCAGGATGGGCCGCCCCTCGAAGTTCATTTCCCCGCTCCATTCACCCGTGTTGCCCATGTTTTCCCAGGCAATGGTCGGAAGCTGGGAGTTGATGGATTTCGGGTCGTCGTGGGACGAAAAAAGGATGTGCCCAAGCGGATTGTAGATGCCGATGAAGCGGGCGTCGGTGCGTGTGATATAGTCTTTGAGCAGGTCTCGGGCCAGTGCCCGGTGCAGGCGCGTGGCCGTGTCCGGTGTGTTTTGGGCGCCGGCGGGGAGGCGCAGTTCGCGGCGGAGGGTGATTTCAATGCCGGCCGCGATGGATCTGGCCGTGACCAGGGCGTGTTCGCGGAAGGATTCCTGCTGGTGGCGAAGGTTTCGCCAGGTCGAAAAGCTCAAGGCCAAACCCAGGACGAACACGGCCAGGGTGGCGACCATGATGGTTCTATTGAACCGGGAGGGCAGGAATATTTCCATGCGAGGGCTCCGTGGAAAAGGCAAAGGCCGCGTGGCGCGGCCTTTGCCCAATACGGGAGGGGAGAGACGATGGGATCAGGAACCCTGTGGGGAGCCGGGCTTGACTCCCGGACCTTGCGGCGTGCCGCTGGAAGGCGCGCCAGGTCCGGGCATCTGGCCCGGGCAGGGTGCCGCGGGACCGTGCCCCTTGCCGGAATTCATGGGGAGGGGCTTGCCCGTGATTTCCGTCAAGTCGATGCGGTACTCGATGTTGAGGATGTTCTTCTTGGCCTGCAACGCGTTCATGTCGTCCACCAGTTTCAGGATGGCCGCTCTGTCGGGGGGGGCGACAGCGAGGAGGGCGTCCATCTCGGCCTGTTTGGCGTTGAGTTCTTTTTGCAGGCCAAAAAGCTGCTCGTGATGAGCGTCGGTCAATTTT
This is a stretch of genomic DNA from Deltaproteobacteria bacterium. It encodes these proteins:
- a CDS encoding universal stress protein, which produces MIKIERVLVPVDGSASSKNAALYAAHLVNSRSPKIYLLHVWEPITMTIGGDEAEELRHEAQTQAMALLEEYKKMLEPCGLQVELLARPGRADYEILNVQEELDCDLIVIGSRGMSELESVVMGSVVSGVLEEATCPVLVTRNLRTKYLQDACGV
- a CDS encoding sigma-54-dependent Fis family transcriptional regulator gives rise to the protein MNTTTVLVIDDEPAHRLMVRVVLGDAGFKVLEADNGPTGLNILRTKRVDVVLLDMRMPGMTGLEVLHRLREQGGFPPVIMLTAFGNVGGAVEAMKSGAFDYLTKPADNDELLAVVQKAAEHVRLTTENRELKKQLGSLRQAPIIGDSPAMRTVNELIEQVGPSEANVLILGESGTGKELVAQGLHDHSQRKNGPLIKVNCAALPENLLESELFGYVKGAFTGAANDKPGRFQLASGGTLFLDEIGELPLALQAKILRALQERVVEPLGGITPVAVDVRFIAATNRDLPTMIADGTFREDLYYRLNVLEIRIPPLRERIEDIPLLASHLLDKLGRKNNKPVRGMTRGFLDLLCRHEWRGNVRELENILERSLILSRGDALDEHDLPDHLRDRPIHGHGLAATRGNPLETAERQALVETLRKHDGHRARTAQALGISRRTLQYRLKKYGLTSR
- a CDS encoding PAS domain-containing protein; translated protein: MEIFLPSRFNRTIMVATLAVFVLGLALSFSTWRNLRHQQESFREHALVTARSIAAGIEITLRRELRLPAGAQNTPDTATRLHRALARDLLKDYITRTDARFIGIYNPLGHILFSSHDDPKSINSQLPTIAWENMGNTGEWSGEMNFEGRPILVLGRLSHLAMATLCPDPTLPCPPENQPPLLLIGVDMGQHLAAFGKYQRTAILQTGYILAVTIVFWILLMGFLQHSDQTQRLRRLESFNARLLDNMPDGLLTLARDGTILAANPAARAVFGGGALAGKPFAALFSSLGLTLDQLPDQEWTTLKTGGKHLEVLQLPLKDETSQRLILVRDRTELAGLEQELHRNEKLAAIGRMAAGVAHEIRNPLSALRGFAQFFSKKLAGRDPEELYARTMVQEADRLNRVITDLLFLARPRQLRFQAVNLPTLFQELDTLLAMDLRGTNCRLDSQAQTDAIQADRDALKQALINLIMNSVAAMPETGGLIHLRAEATDNGVWMRVMDNGKGMTEEERSHALEPFFTTRDHGTGLGLAIVHAIVREHGGDIDMKSTPGQGTTISLFFPATPSPTNEREQA
- a CDS encoding periplasmic heavy metal sensor gives rise to the protein MLILSRTNDASYLHGATGADMIGKHLILALLVLMMLGANAWAYQGMKPGTGHYQGFMADLSQEQQGKVQKLTDAHHEQLFGLQKELNAKQAEMDALLAVAPPDRAAILKLVDDMNALQAKKNILNIEYRIDLTEITGKPLPMNSGKGHGPAAPCPGQMPGPGAPSSGTPQGPGVKPGSPQGS